The Geoanaerobacter pelophilus genome window below encodes:
- the rpmJ gene encoding 50S ribosomal protein L36, giving the protein MKVRASVKRICDKCKIIKRKGVVRVICDTPKHSQRQG; this is encoded by the coding sequence ATGAAAGTACGAGCATCAGTCAAGCGGATATGTGATAAGTGTAAGATTATAAAGCGTAAAGGCGTAGTTCGTGTGATCTGTGACACCCCGAAGCATTCTCAGCGTCAGGGATAA
- the map gene encoding type I methionyl aminopeptidase: MIILKSPLEIEKMRRSCRMVAEILKIVKAVVKPGITTCSLDEIAERETVRRGALPAFKGYSGYKFALCCSVNDQVVHGMPNKRELCDGDILSLDFGVLYEGFYGDAAITLPVGSVAQSSQKLIDVTEQSLYKAIEYAVPGGHLSDISNGVQEYVESRGYSVVRDFVGHGIGRSLHENPQIPNYGKPGRGPKLKPGMVLAIEPMINEKGFAVKVLADGWTAVTCDGGLSAHFEHTVAITENGPDILTKFD, from the coding sequence GTGATAATTCTCAAGTCTCCTCTGGAGATAGAGAAAATGAGAAGATCATGTCGAATGGTTGCTGAGATTCTCAAGATTGTAAAGGCAGTTGTGAAGCCTGGGATAACAACCTGTTCACTTGATGAAATTGCAGAGCGAGAGACAGTTCGTCGCGGTGCACTCCCCGCATTTAAAGGTTATAGTGGATATAAATTTGCTCTTTGCTGCTCAGTGAATGATCAAGTTGTTCATGGAATGCCTAATAAGCGTGAGCTCTGTGATGGAGATATTTTAAGTCTCGATTTTGGAGTTTTGTATGAAGGCTTTTATGGTGATGCTGCTATCACCTTACCGGTAGGGTCTGTAGCTCAGAGCAGTCAAAAGCTGATAGATGTAACTGAGCAGTCTCTGTATAAGGCTATAGAATATGCTGTTCCAGGTGGGCATCTGTCAGATATATCGAATGGCGTTCAGGAGTATGTCGAGTCAAGAGGCTATAGCGTAGTAAGAGATTTTGTTGGCCATGGCATAGGTCGATCTCTTCACGAAAATCCTCAGATTCCTAATTATGGTAAGCCAGGTCGAGGTCCCAAGCTAAAGCCCGGAATGGTACTGGCTATAGAGCCGATGATAAATGAAAAGGGTTTTGCCGTTAAGGTGCTAGCTGATGGTTGGACAGCCGTAACTTGTGATGGTGGCCTTTCAGCACACTTTGAACATACAGTAGCAATAACAGAAAATGGACCAGACATTTTGACTAAGTTTGACTAG
- the rpsM gene encoding 30S ribosomal protein S13, with the protein MARISGIDLPKSKRIEIALTYIYGIGRSASQRILSNSGIDFNTRTDKLTEAEVARIREYIDKNLKVEGDLRRDISMDIKRLMDLGCYRGLRHRKGLPVRGQRTKTNARTRKGPARTVAGKKK; encoded by the coding sequence TTGGCACGAATTTCGGGTATTGACCTTCCAAAGAGCAAACGGATAGAGATAGCGCTGACTTATATATATGGCATTGGCCGTTCAGCATCACAGCGCATACTCTCAAATTCCGGTATTGATTTTAATACGCGCACAGATAAGCTGACTGAAGCAGAGGTCGCTAGAATCCGTGAGTACATTGACAAAAATCTGAAGGTAGAAGGTGATTTGCGTCGAGATATATCAATGGATATTAAGCGCTTGATGGATCTTGGCTGTTACCGTGGCCTTCGGCATAGAAAAGGTTTGCCGGTACGCGGGCAGAGGACAAAAACAAACGCTCGAACTCGTAAAGGTCCTGCGCGCACAGTCGCCGGGAAGAAGAAATAG
- a CDS encoding adenylate kinase, protein MNLILLGPPGAGKGTQAKLLVKKFGIPQVSTGDILRSAVKMSTPMGIKAKAFMDEGMLVPDDVVVGIVSERIAQPDCTLGFILDGFPRTVSQADALNSMLEVHGKKIDHVISIAVDKDELLLRVTGRRTCKGCGKGYHLSFEPPAVLGICDECSGELFQRDDDCEDTMIKRLDVYEHQTAPLIEYYENSGLLRSIPGDEAIDVIQMKIATIVKAAA, encoded by the coding sequence ATGAATCTGATTCTCTTAGGGCCTCCGGGGGCTGGTAAAGGCACCCAGGCTAAGTTGCTGGTTAAAAAATTTGGTATCCCTCAAGTTTCCACTGGGGATATACTTCGCTCAGCAGTGAAGATGTCCACGCCTATGGGAATTAAGGCTAAAGCTTTTATGGATGAGGGGATGCTTGTTCCTGACGATGTCGTAGTTGGGATTGTTAGTGAGCGTATTGCTCAGCCAGATTGCACCCTCGGTTTTATACTTGATGGTTTCCCTAGAACAGTCTCGCAAGCTGATGCGCTCAATTCGATGCTTGAGGTGCATGGTAAAAAAATTGACCATGTCATCTCTATTGCTGTTGATAAGGACGAGCTTCTGCTGAGAGTTACCGGGAGGCGCACCTGTAAGGGGTGTGGTAAGGGTTATCATTTAAGTTTTGAGCCGCCAGCTGTTCTTGGAATCTGCGATGAGTGCTCCGGGGAACTTTTTCAACGCGATGATGATTGTGAAGATACCATGATAAAGCGTCTTGATGTTTATGAGCATCAGACGGCACCTCTTATCGAGTATTATGAAAATTCTGGTTTGTTAAGAAGTATCCCCGGAGATGAAGCAATAGATGTGATCCAAATGAAAATTGCTACTATTGTTAAGGCTGCCGCGTGA